A stretch of bacterium DNA encodes these proteins:
- a CDS encoding MFS transporter, with translation MRKKISLIIIIIGILVEVTWVAGVVCGPVFMKLLELTNTQLGIILGSLNVGLFAFSPIAGNISERFGASKVLFYGILGMVLGVLLVTLGFNYTFLVAGMIITGIANAFIINANMTLLSELFPQMIRRIISLYSAIYFTACALLSPVIGKWLSFSLLKGWTTLVFRTPFAILLLFFIYFGITAEKNIILPLMRIKEKSIQDNPVITNASSKIMSLKWIWVPLMSFFHGLMYIVMVSWLSPMAKAKFGSNEFKGSLFVGVAILGMALGRFILAFFEFPWEDRKVLAFSTILGSILFFAGLFAPIYFLAIMFIGFGSLIASPSFPCISSLGGRMFQDARAKVYGYMYATYAIAGIVGNLFAGMLADKGVSLSWVLTISAFSALIIGVLSLLWEFLERKENKVKIMA, from the coding sequence ATGAGAAAAAAGATAAGTTTAATTATAATTATAATAGGAATATTGGTTGAGGTGACTTGGGTAGCAGGGGTGGTTTGTGGCCCTGTATTTATGAAATTATTAGAACTTACAAATACCCAACTTGGTATAATTCTTGGTTCTCTCAATGTAGGTCTTTTTGCTTTTTCACCTATTGCTGGAAATATTTCAGAAAGGTTTGGTGCATCTAAAGTTCTTTTTTATGGTATATTGGGAATGGTTTTAGGAGTTCTTCTGGTTACCTTGGGTTTTAATTACACGTTTCTTGTTGCTGGTATGATTATAACAGGTATTGCAAATGCTTTTATAATAAATGCTAATATGACTTTACTTTCAGAACTTTTTCCTCAAATGATTAGACGTATTATTTCTTTATACTCGGCTATCTATTTTACTGCTTGTGCGCTTTTAAGTCCTGTTATAGGTAAATGGCTAAGTTTTTCTCTGCTAAAAGGGTGGACAACTCTTGTTTTTAGAACACCTTTTGCTATTCTGTTACTCTTCTTTATATATTTTGGAATAACTGCAGAAAAAAATATAATATTGCCACTAATGAGGATTAAAGAAAAATCTATTCAAGACAATCCAGTTATAACAAATGCTTCATCAAAAATAATGTCACTTAAATGGATTTGGGTACCTCTTATGAGTTTTTTTCACGGATTAATGTATATAGTAATGGTTTCTTGGCTGAGTCCTATGGCAAAAGCAAAGTTTGGTTCTAATGAATTTAAAGGGTCTCTTTTTGTAGGAGTTGCCATTCTGGGGATGGCACTGGGAAGATTTATTCTGGCTTTTTTTGAGTTTCCTTGGGAAGATCGTAAAGTTTTAGCTTTTAGTACCATACTTGGAAGCATTCTATTCTTTGCAGGACTTTTTGCTCCTATTTACTTTTTAGCAATAATGTTTATAGGTTTTGGTAGTTTGATTGCAAGCCCTTCTTTTCCTTGTATTTCTTCTTTAGGTGGGAGGATGTTTCAGGATGCCCGGGCAAAAGTTTATGGTTATATGTATGCAACTTACGCAATAGCAGGTATTGTTGGTAATCTTTTTGCAGGGATGCTTGCTGATAAAGGGGTGTCTTTATCGTGGGTTTTGACTATTAGCGCTTTTTCTGCACTTATTATAGGGGTTTTAAGCTTGTTATGGGAATTTCTTGAAAGAAAAGAGAATAAAGTAAAAATTATGGCTTAA
- a CDS encoding DUF4013 domain-containing protein, which translates to MKKKIIDAFKEPFKDQESRLNLLIGGVITFFPIINFVSFGFLGKKLENSIEQKKIPVKWDENIKEFFIKGFKIFIICLSYLLLPVLLAFLGGFFILTLAEGKIFSLFYFRGQILNIIATLLFLTSLYFIPFAVCMFLESGDIKKSFDLQENISRISLIPQEYLVIFGLSISLIVVSAVILFFLMNWTFSILLWGFIIFYDSLVITNLLSKFFPRKSISININ; encoded by the coding sequence ATGAAAAAAAAGATAATTGATGCCTTTAAAGAACCTTTTAAGGACCAAGAAAGTAGGTTGAACTTATTGATAGGGGGAGTTATTACCTTTTTTCCAATAATAAACTTTGTCTCTTTTGGTTTTCTTGGGAAAAAACTTGAAAACAGCATCGAGCAGAAGAAGATACCGGTTAAGTGGGATGAAAATATTAAAGAATTTTTTATAAAAGGGTTTAAAATATTTATTATATGCCTTTCCTATCTACTTCTCCCTGTTTTATTAGCGTTTTTAGGAGGGTTCTTTATACTTACCCTTGCTGAAGGCAAAATCTTCTCTCTATTTTACTTTAGAGGTCAAATTCTTAACATTATAGCAACCTTATTGTTTCTTACCTCACTATACTTCATACCTTTTGCAGTCTGTATGTTCTTAGAGAGTGGTGATATTAAGAAGAGTTTTGATTTACAGGAGAATATTTCAAGGATATCCCTTATACCTCAGGAATACTTAGTAATATTTGGGTTAAGCATATCCCTGATAGTTGTCTCTGCAGTTATCCTCTTTTTTTTAATGAATTGGACTTTTAGCATACTTCTCTGGGGGTTTATTATCTTTTATGACAGTCTTGTTATTACCAACCTATTAAGTAAGTTCTTCCCAAGAAAATCTATTAGCATCAATATTAATTAA
- a CDS encoding pyridoxine 5'-phosphate synthase, producing the protein MERLKLGVNVDHVATLREARGGSFPDPVDAAIICELAGCDSIVCHLREDRRHIQNRDLYLLKDIIKTKLNLELALSEEVVNIALDVKPDQVTLVPEKKEELTTEGGLDVIKNFTKVEEHIKKFKEAGIQVSLFIEPEEKQIDATKKAGAEFIEIHTGTYSESKTEADIYRELDKIIKATKYATSVGVRVNAGHGLNIKNSPAICKIAGIEELNIGQSIIARAVFIGLDNAVKEILKIMRMYEKKDN; encoded by the coding sequence ATGGAAAGACTAAAACTTGGTGTAAATGTTGACCACGTAGCTACATTGAGAGAAGCAAGAGGGGGGAGTTTTCCAGACCCTGTTGATGCTGCTATTATTTGTGAACTTGCTGGGTGTGATTCAATTGTTTGCCATTTAAGAGAAGATAGAAGACATATTCAAAACAGAGACTTGTATCTGTTAAAAGATATAATAAAAACCAAATTAAACCTTGAATTGGCTCTTTCGGAAGAAGTGGTTAATATAGCCCTGGATGTTAAGCCAGACCAGGTTACTCTTGTCCCAGAAAAGAAAGAGGAATTAACTACTGAAGGTGGGCTTGATGTTATAAAAAACTTTACAAAAGTTGAAGAACACATTAAAAAATTTAAAGAAGCAGGAATTCAAGTAAGTCTTTTTATTGAGCCTGAAGAAAAACAGATAGATGCCACAAAAAAAGCTGGCGCTGAATTTATTGAGATTCATACAGGTACTTACTCGGAATCTAAAACTGAAGCAGATATTTATAGAGAACTTGATAAGATAATAAAAGCAACAAAATATGCAACTTCAGTTGGAGTTAGAGTGAATGCAGGTCATGGACTTAACATTAAAAATAGCCCTGCTATATGTAAAATTGCCGGTATTGAAGAATTAAATATAGGTCAAAGCATAATTGCGAGAGCAGTCTTTATAGGGCTTGATAATGCCGTAAAAGAAATCTTAAAAATAATGAGGATGTATGAAAAAAAAGATAATTGA